CCCGCGAAGCCGCCTGCGCCGCCTCGGCCGTCGAGGTGGTCGCGCCCGGCCTCGCGACGGCCCGCGGCGTCGACGCCGACCGCCTCCGGACGCTCGCCTACACGCACCGCGCCAGCCGCCTCCTCGGGCGCTGCGAGGCAAGCGTCGCCGCCGCCCGGACGCTCCTCGACGCCGCCACCCTCGACCGCTCGGGCACCGTCGCCGTCCGCGCACGCGACGTGCGTTCGACGGCCGGCGTCGACACCCGCCGCGCGGAACGCGAACTCGGGTCGGCGCTCGTCGACCGCGGCTTCGCCGTCGACCTCGACGACCCCGACCACGAACTCCGGGCGTGTTTCGCGGGCGACACCTGCCTCCTCGGGTGGCTGGTCGCCGAGAGCGCCCGCGACTACGGCGACCGTCGCCCCACCGACCGCCCCTTCTTCCAACCGGGGAGCATGGCCCCACTCGACGCCCGTGCCTTCGCCAACCTCGCGGGCGCCGCCCCGGGTGCGACCCTGCTCGACCCCATGTGTGGCACCGGCGGGACGCTCATCGAGGCGGGACTGGTCGGCGCCCGCGCCGTCGGCGTCGACGCCCAGCAGAAGATGGTCCGTGGCGCCCGCCAGAACTGCCGGGCGTATCTCGACGACACGCCGTTTCACTGCCTCCGCGGCGATGCGACTGCGCTCCCCCTCGCGGACGATGCCGTCGACGGCGTCGTCTTCGATGCTCCCTACGGTCGGCAGTCGAAGATAGCGCGCCACACGCTCGAAGACCTCGTTTCCGGTGCGCTCGCGGAGGCGGCGCGGGTCGCCCCGCGGGCCGTCGTCGTCGCCGACCGCTCGTGGGCCGAGACGGCCCACGACGCCGGCTGGACCGTCGAGACGACGTTCGAGCGGCGCGTCCACCGCTCGCTCACGCGCCACGTCCACCTCCTCGACCGGTAGTTACGCCGCCTCTGCCGCGGAGTCCGCGGTCGGCTCACTCGGCCCCGTCTCTCGCCGTCGGTTACCGAGGAGCAACGCGACGAAGAGCGCGAGCCCCACGCCGCGGAGCGCGAGTTCGACGCCGAGCGACACCGGGTCGCCGCCCCCGCTTCCGATGCCGACGACGCCGAGTACGTCGAGGACGCCCCGGACGCCGAGGCCGGGCGCCATCAGGAGCAGGGAACTCACCGCAAAGGCGACGCGTTCGGCGCGGGACACCGGCGCGTAGACGTAGCCGATGACCGTCGCCGCCAGCGCGACGACGCCGAGGAAGAGACCGACGACCGGGATGAGTACCTCGGGCACGACGTAGGCCACGTCGAACAGGTCCGCGGTGCCGAGGACGCGATACTTCTCGCCGATTTCGAGCTCCGCGGAGTTGGGGTTCTCGCGCAGGAGGACGAGGCCCGGCGTGAGGACGAACGCGAAGGGGACGATGGCCTTGTTCAGCGAGAGCGAGAAGGCCTCGATGCCCGTCTGGAAGGCGTCGGATTTGGCGACGCCAGCCGCAGCATAGGCTGCGACGGCCACCGGCGGCGTGATGTCGGCGATGACGCCGAAGTAGAGGATGAACAGGTGTGCGGCGAGTTCGGGCACGCCGAAGGCCGTCAGCGCCGGCGCCAACAGCGAGACGAGGATGATGTACGTCACCGTCGTCGGCATCCCCATCCCGAGGAGGATGGAGGAGACGGCGGTAACGAGGAGGAGGAGGACGAGCGACCCGCCCGCGACGGCTTCGATGAGGGCGACGAGGTTCGGCCCGAGTCCCGAGACGCTGATGACGCCGGGGATGATGCCCGCGGCGGCGACGGCGATGACGACGGGCACGGCCGTCCGCGCCCCGCTCTCCATCGACTTGCCCGCGAAGACGCCCAGCCGATGCAGGCCGTTCCCGGCGAGTTGCGGGTTCCCTATCGCCGTGGCCGTCGTCCGCGCTGCGTCGTCGACGGCGTCGTCGAACTCCAGCAACGGCGCGTCGACGAAGGGATGCGTCGCCAGCGTGAGGACGCCCGCGACGATGCTGATACCGCCGAGGCGGCCGAGCGCCGCCATGAACGCCGCGCCGATGGGTTGCCCACCGACGCCCGCGCCCGCGACGGCGGCGATGGGGCCGACGCCCGCGACGTAGTGCGAGAGCACGTTCGCGAGGAAGAGGCCGGCAACGAGCGCGCCGAGTCGCCCCCGCGTCTCGTCGCTGTACGCCGCCACGAGTGCGATGAGCGCGCCGACGGCGATGAGGGTGAACCACGCCGACCGGGCGACCGACAGGCGCTCGACGATGAGGTAGTAGAGCAACAGGCCGATGGGGACGAGGTAGAACCACCCGCTCTGGAGGTGCGAGCGAATGTCGACGAGGTCCTCCGCGTCGAGGCCGCCGATGCCCAGCCGTGACGCCTCGAAGTGGACCATCACCCACACGCCGAAGAAGAAGACGATGGCGGGGATGGTGGCAGCGACGATGACGTTGGCGAATGGTGTCGCCGTGTATTGGACGATGAGAAACGCCGCCGCGCCCATGACCGGCGGGAGAATCTGACCGCCGGAGGAGGCGGAGGCCTCGACGCCGCCCGCGAACTCGGGGCTGTACCCCGACTTCTTCATGAGGGGGATGGTGAACGCGCCCGTCGTCACCGTGTTCGCAATCGAGGACCCGGAGATGGTACCCATGAAGCCGGAGGCGAGAATCGACGCTTTGGCCGGGCCGCCACGGCGCGTCCCCGTCGCCGCGTACGCGAGGTCGATGAACCACTTGCCCGCGCCAGACATCTCGAGGAACGCGCCGAAGAGGATGAAGATGTAGATGAACTGCACGGAGACGGTCACGGGGATGCCGAACACCCCGTTTTCCGTGTTGTACCAGAGGTTCTGGATTATCGACGGCCACGACAGTTCGGGGATGGAGAGGACGCCCACGTAGGCGGCGTCCTGCGGGATGAGCACGCCGAAGCGCGCGTAGACGATGAACGCGGCGACGATGAGCATCAACCAGAGGCTGATCGCCCGCCGCGTCGCTTCGAGGACGAGGAGGACGCCCACCACGCCGAGCACCATCGCGTAGGACGTGTCGGCCAGCGGACCGAGCAGTCCGGAAATGGGGTCGAGGAACGTGAACACCTCGTGAATCGGCCGGCCGGCTTCGAGGCCGAGCGCCCGCATCCGCTGAATCTCCTCGAAGTCGGTGACGAAGTAGGCCGCCGACAGGACGGCGACGGGAATCAGTGCGAGGTCGAACGGCGTCACGCGGTCAAGGTCGGGGTCGACGAACGCCCACCGGAGCGCGCCGCCGACAGCGTGGACGGCCCTCGAAAGCGGGTGGTCACGCCCCAGTCGGTCGTCGACGGCGCCGCCGAGCGCGATACAGCGTGACGCGATGGGGCCGCCGCCGGTGCTCGACGGATAGAGCAGGAAGGCGAGGACGAGCCCGAACGCGACGTGGATGGCGTTGATTTGGAGGAGTTGGAGCGAGACGAACTCGATCCGGCCGAGGACGGGCACGTCGAGTGCGAGGACGAACCCCTTCGCAGCGAGCCACATCTGGAAGACGGAGAAGGCGATGCCGATCGCGGCGACGGCGACTGTCGCCCACCCGGTCAGCGAGCGTTTGCGCTCTATCTCTTGGATAATCGCGTCGGCGTCCTCGGCTGTCTGCTCGTCAGTCGGATCGTCGGGTTCGTCGGTAGTGGTCATTTATTTGCTCCAGAGGAGGGCCGTGAGCCCGGACCGGTGCTGTATCGAGAACGTCACCGACCGACCGTCCGAGACGGCGACGAGGTCGTAGGTCCGGTCGTCGACGTAGAGCGTGTGCCCAGCGACCCGTCCGGGCGCGACCGTCAGTCGCTCGTAACTCCCCGGTGGGTCGTAGATAAAGGTCCCGTTCTCACGCGTGACGTTCGCACGGCTCGGAAGCCCCCAGCCGTACGATTCGAACTCCATGCGGGTCATTTCGAG
This DNA window, taken from Haloplanus vescus, encodes the following:
- a CDS encoding TRAP transporter permease, with amino-acid sequence MTTTDEPDDPTDEQTAEDADAIIQEIERKRSLTGWATVAVAAIGIAFSVFQMWLAAKGFVLALDVPVLGRIEFVSLQLLQINAIHVAFGLVLAFLLYPSSTGGGPIASRCIALGGAVDDRLGRDHPLSRAVHAVGGALRWAFVDPDLDRVTPFDLALIPVAVLSAAYFVTDFEEIQRMRALGLEAGRPIHEVFTFLDPISGLLGPLADTSYAMVLGVVGVLLVLEATRRAISLWLMLIVAAFIVYARFGVLIPQDAAYVGVLSIPELSWPSIIQNLWYNTENGVFGIPVTVSVQFIYIFILFGAFLEMSGAGKWFIDLAYAATGTRRGGPAKASILASGFMGTISGSSIANTVTTGAFTIPLMKKSGYSPEFAGGVEASASSGGQILPPVMGAAAFLIVQYTATPFANVIVAATIPAIVFFFGVWVMVHFEASRLGIGGLDAEDLVDIRSHLQSGWFYLVPIGLLLYYLIVERLSVARSAWFTLIAVGALIALVAAYSDETRGRLGALVAGLFLANVLSHYVAGVGPIAAVAGAGVGGQPIGAAFMAALGRLGGISIVAGVLTLATHPFVDAPLLEFDDAVDDAARTTATAIGNPQLAGNGLHRLGVFAGKSMESGARTAVPVVIAVAAAGIIPGVISVSGLGPNLVALIEAVAGGSLVLLLLVTAVSSILLGMGMPTTVTYIILVSLLAPALTAFGVPELAAHLFILYFGVIADITPPVAVAAYAAAGVAKSDAFQTGIEAFSLSLNKAIVPFAFVLTPGLVLLRENPNSAELEIGEKYRVLGTADLFDVAYVVPEVLIPVVGLFLGVVALAATVIGYVYAPVSRAERVAFAVSSLLLMAPGLGVRGVLDVLGVVGIGSGGGDPVSLGVELALRGVGLALFVALLLGNRRRETGPSEPTADSAAEAA
- a CDS encoding methyltransferase domain-containing protein; the encoded protein is MPSAGRRVSVYGLELAGEEDAFAAREAACAASAVEVVAPGLATARGVDADRLRTLAYTHRASRLLGRCEASVAAARTLLDAATLDRSGTVAVRARDVRSTAGVDTRRAERELGSALVDRGFAVDLDDPDHELRACFAGDTCLLGWLVAESARDYGDRRPTDRPFFQPGSMAPLDARAFANLAGAAPGATLLDPMCGTGGTLIEAGLVGARAVGVDAQQKMVRGARQNCRAYLDDTPFHCLRGDATALPLADDAVDGVVFDAPYGRQSKIARHTLEDLVSGALAEAARVAPRAVVVADRSWAETAHDAGWTVETTFERRVHRSLTRHVHLLDR
- a CDS encoding DUF1850 domain-containing protein, which gives rise to MNRRYVVALLVVLAAVALGSAAATEQRVLVVEDAETGETYLDVPVENGTVVAIEYNHSVEKTRVYDEYTVRGDSLEMTRMEFESYGWGLPSRANVTRENGTFIYDPPGSYERLTVAPGRVAGHTLYVDDRTYDLVAVSDGRSVTFSIQHRSGLTALLWSK